The Selenomonas sp. AB3002 genome contains a region encoding:
- a CDS encoding ABC transporter ATP-binding protein: MVEIEMEGVGKSFGGTVVFRDFSAHLQAGGITAVRGANGSGKSTLLRLAAKLLSPDTGKVVARDREAGLVLEKADFRNRLAMVTPELRFYPRLTAWENMDFLMGLRGEKLSGDSYSKLLERVGLSEKKVNGVQAGGLSTGMRQRLKLAVLLASQAEVWLLDEPGANLDLEGRSLVLREARQAADSGVLVLLATNDEREEAAADECISLGGN; the protein is encoded by the coding sequence ATGGTAGAGATAGAAATGGAGGGAGTGGGGAAGTCCTTTGGGGGCACGGTGGTCTTCAGGGATTTCTCTGCTCATTTGCAGGCCGGGGGGATTACGGCTGTGCGGGGAGCCAATGGCAGCGGGAAGTCTACGCTTCTGCGGCTGGCGGCAAAATTGCTTTCTCCTGACACGGGGAAGGTTGTGGCCCGGGACAGGGAAGCAGGGCTGGTGCTGGAGAAGGCGGATTTTCGCAACCGGCTGGCTATGGTGACGCCGGAACTGCGGTTTTATCCCCGGCTGACGGCTTGGGAGAATATGGATTTCCTGATGGGGCTCAGAGGGGAGAAACTTTCTGGGGACAGCTACAGCAAGCTGCTGGAGCGGGTAGGGCTGTCTGAGAAGAAGGTGAACGGCGTGCAGGCCGGGGGGCTTTCCACGGGCATGAGGCAGCGTCTGAAATTGGCAGTGCTGTTGGCTTCTCAGGCGGAGGTTTGGCTGCTGGACGAGCCGGGTGCCAACCTTGACCTTGAGGGACGTTCTCTTGTCTTGAGGGAGGCGCGGCAGGCGGCGGACTCCGGCGTGCTGGTGCTCCTTGCTACCAACGACGAAAGGGAGGAGGCAGCGGCAGATGAATGCATCAGTCTGGGCGGGAACTAA